The DNA sequence CACTTTGTTATGTAAATCATATGAAAGTGAATGTTCATCAGTTGAACCAATTTATTCATTGATTTAATTGAAGGTTACTAAACaatgtaaattaaattttatatgttagACTTTTtcgaaaaatgatttgtatagttTTAATGTGTGCAAGCTCCGCACGgtctatttgaaaaagaaaaataggcaTACCTAGGACCACCATGAAAAACTCCACATTTAAATGATGGGTCTCAAagtttaatcattttaaaactatatctaaaCATGACATTCTATTTAAAGCATGACATTCTCAAAACAAGTTTGATGTTCTAAAGTTCTAAACATTAGCTGAGCATGGGCCAAGAAAAGCCCAAAAGAATAGAAACCTTCAACAAATTACCTTGTTAGCCCATTAATGGAAGTGTAACTATCCATACACACACATCAAACATGTGGGTATGGTACCCTATTTTGATTGTGCTTTAAGGGCAACCCAAACGTACCCCTGTTTCCTTCCACGTAAAgcactatttatttatttatttataaataataatatcaaaattaattaactcCTATGTCGGGCAGAGACATTTAGCTCCTAAATTTGAATAAGCCAACTGAAATAACGTCTCTAACGGTCATTGTTTCCCTAAAACATCCTCTTATGTCCCCTTCGTTCCAACCCTGCCACAGGTGCCATTCCCAGCAGTCCAAATCATTCTACTAGGATTTAAGGGAGTTGCATTTCCTTCACAGCTGAAAGCATATGCAAGAACATGGCCGAGTACAACAAAGCAGATATACTTggttttataagtttattttcatggcTATTTATCagtttattttccttctaaattcttaattaattttagtttcagcTCTGTTCAAGATTTTTACTGGCAACAATAATTTCCTTTATGGGTTTTGCAGATTTGTCTGTTCTGTCATTAGGGGAGGAATCAGATTTGACTTCTCATAGCAATGCATGGCATGATGAACCATTGGTAAATTAAAGATTAGTTTTTTTTGTCTTAAATTACTGATTGATATATGATAACTTTAACATTCCTAGTGTTGACTGAGGTATACAGATTGATGTTAAAGGAAATAGCCATTCAAGGACGATTAATGTCCTGAAAGGCCTGAGGGCTGCCATGTCAGAAGAGGAGCTAAAGATTCGCAGTGAACTAGAGATGGAGATAGAAAGAGATTTGGAAGAAGAAATCAAAGATGGAATATACCGTCATGCTCTCAGATTGCACCGACTGTATCAGCAGCAAAATGAAAGAATTGCAAAAGAAGGACCTGGATTTGAAACCTTTCAAGCTGGTcaacaaagaaagaataatCAAACACTTCTTGAAGTGAACATAAGCATAAGAATGGAAGGAGGGaccaaaattgaaataaaagagaCCAAGAAAGAagctcatgatcatcatcaggaGAAGGGTCGGCCTCGGACTTCTAGATCAGAAAACATGCAACCATTTCTGCGGCCGGTTTCTAATGGGAAGAAGCTCGATTGGGTGAGGAGTCTCCGATTCAATAATGCAGGTCCGGTTGCCATTGATAGATCATCAAAACATGGCAGCTTACATCAGCCTAAAACACCAAGCAAAAACCGTTGCTGCTATGATCTCATGAATCTTGACCTTAAAAATGGCAGGAGAATTTGCGCTACTTCTGCCTTGGGGCCGCCCAAGGTCCGTGGAAGTGTTGATAACAAAATACTTGAATTGGGATGGAAAAATTGAcatattttttgcttttctgatttgaaaattataataacaaaatacaaatattgtTACGTGTGATTGTAAGGCATGATGTTGTTATTCTGGTATTAATTGTAataagcatattggtgattaacaAAAAATGTTCTTTTGGGCGTTCCAGCTGAGTTTTATTTATCATGATACATTGTTAAGAAGTGGggccatataaatatatatatatatatatatatatatatatatatataatttcatgtgATCTTAGCACATTAGGCAGAAGAGCTCTAGCTCCTTAAGATATAAAAGTAACGGCGGCCTTGAAGATgggagaaaatattaaaagaacaTTGAAAATACATGGGGTCTGAGAATTTCAATCATGAAGCATGGCAATCCCCATGGAATTTATAAATAACCCAACTTTGTATTGTTTTCCCAACACTAATTGATTATAACCTGCAAGTTGGCGTGAAGGAATTTCTAGAagtttgaagaaaacaaaaggctGCTTGAGGGGAAACCAAAAAAACAGACAAGAATGAGAGATTGCAGTTGTTGGAGTCTGACCAACATGATCTAATAATCATGTGAGGGGGTGAATACAAAGTTTGGGAGACAAAAAGATGAGCTGGAGAAGCTATTATTGGCCGGCCATTGCTGGCTCACCATTGCCTGGGCGCTCGATCGGGGAAACATTTGAAACTAGTGGACCTACGCCTGGGTATTTTTGCTTTGGATCTAACCTTGTCTGCCAAAGAGCTTGAGGATCTCGTGCCTTATATATACGGTCTTTGGTCCATACTTATGATGGGTGGGAATTAAACGTCCCGGCCACTTCGACCACTGACAAATTCATATGGGAAAATGGAGGTTTTCATGATGCTGATCAGGTTTATAAGGTTTTGCATGTTCAACGTATTCTACAACTGATCATCAGTGATGATCACCCGGCCTACATGAAGAGAATTGTTGGGTTTAACTTTAACAGTACgcaaaatatttatgtaaaattaatttaatgattaattttagAAGATTAATCATGTCCATTAATGCAAAAATTAAACTCAAGGCAGAAGCAGTACGTGgtcttatataaatgttttatttatatagatatcCACCAACTTTTGCCACAAAACACACCAGGCGCACAGTAGTACTTTCCGAGATATCTACGTTTAGGTATGCTGGAATTTAGAACGACCAAGGGGGGGATTCAAAACATATGGGGATCAGTTTGGTcaccaaacaaattaaaacatgtCGAATTGTTAGACAAGAATTGATGTTGATGATGAGTAGAGGCAGCATGAAGGCGCCATGTGTACGTGGGCCTGTGCGTGGCATCATGCACACAGCCTGCCATgcattgcaaatatatattggaATCACACAAAAAGCTCACTAGCTAATTGCATCGCTCCCCCCTCCCCTTTAGACCTTAAATTGAGTAGGGACGACAACGATGTCTGTTATAGTCAGCTCCATCCGGCCGGATTCACAAAATATTGGCGTGCCATTGAAGAGTCATAGTCTTTCAACTCTCAAAAAGGGTATAATCTCTCTATGGTGCCCAAAGCCATCTCCTTTTCCAACTTTTTCCTTCCAATCCTCAAATTTTTGCTTTCAAAAAGGAGGATAATCCAAACGAATCTCATCATCGGgccccccaccccaccccacccttCCTCTTTCGGCTTCTCCCACATATTGTCATATACATGTGTGCTCCCTGACTCATCTAGGAATATTGCCAGTTTATGAGACTTTTTTAGTATTTGAGACAATTATACAGCAAGATATTAAgaatttgcatataattaatGATCGAGAAATGAAAAATCTTCTGTATTTTGATACATCTATAGGCCGTATGCTTATGTATATATCATGTTATTAAGAAGGATACCAGCTTGGAGAAGATTGATCAGCCGCAAAAAGAAAAGCTCATTTTCATGTCCGAAATAAGCAATATTTGCTATTTTGCGGAAAATATTGATTGCAGGATTAATTGGAATCCAGTCGActaaaatctagccatggtttTGTGAAGCAGCCATGGTGACTGGTCGTACAAGCATGTCGTTTTTCTTGTCTATCATGAGCTAGAAACATCATGACCAGCTAAGTTTTCATTTCAGTTtcagcatattatatatatatagtattaatggTAATAAACAGTGCTATCTCCAAGTGTTTGGGATTTGGCGTACAGCCAGCATTCAGTGTCCAAATCAGGAATCCATGcatacatgatcatgatgagtaGACCGAAAGTGAGACACTCAAATATCACTCATGCTCAACAATGGAAAATGCGTCCAGTCACTGAAATTGACGCATTTCATAAATCATGATGATctcatgtttttgtttttgttatgatGAGGGGCTATCAGAGACATTGATTCAAGTTGATTAATGTTAATCAAATGTCCCTAGACATATTATATGCAGTGGTTTCCCAGAAACCAAACGAATTAATTTTACAGAGCTTTTCGCGGAGAAGAATGGAATTAGTTATTAAGATCAATAAATAGATCAGATCggaaattaagaagaaaatatctatcccatatatacatatagatcGATCGGCCGTGTATAGCCATGGGATCATGATGCTTAGAGGATTATGCATCGAATTAGTATTAAACCCTAGAATTATTCAActctttattctctctctctccctggtATTTGATCCTCTCCTTTCACTGATCATTGGTCATTTTGGATTACTTTTCAACTTCAAACCTTACTCTGAACTCTTTTCAAATGGCCAAATTAAGTATGGAAGTCAGTCTATCAGGTTAAGCATATAGATGCTAGAAACAGGATGGGTTTATACAAATTAGCTGTCTGATGCAGCAAGCTGCCGCCTTTGACCAAGATTTAAAAATCTGGAGTACCCTATATATCTCTTATTGGCAGCTTTAACTCATGATACCGCATGGGATTCCCGGCCCCCAAAGAAGCAAAGCAACTTCTGAAGAGCGTTCCTTGCAGATGAGCTTGGACTCCGGAAGCAAACAAtcaataaaaaagtatatcttGCTATGAGAATGAAATATCAGAACCCATGCATATAGAACTAGCTAGTAAGAGAACCCAAGCCAGGCACAATATCTCTCTCTATTGTACCGCAAATAAGGAAGCAGGCTGCAGGTGAATCCTTCAATATCAAGTTGAACCGTGACTCTCGAGGAGAGTGACCTTGGTTACCCCCCCTTAATCAGTACAATTGTtgaataaataacttaattagaAAAACTTAGTTCTGAGTGAAGGAAAAAGTTGGGGAAACCGAATTACCAaaatgatcaaattaattaaatgggtgCTGATGAGCATGAAATAAACCCATGCCTTATGGAAGAAGATAAACTAGATTAGTAAGAGAATCTTGGGATTTTAGTGGATCCTACACCAAACGTACGCTGAACCTTCGAGTATGGTAGTGTTTGAAGAGTTACAGATCATAAAAGCTGTGTCTGCATGTGTGCCCCtctggtatttttttataagaactttTCCTGCTGCTGAAGTGCCCACATGTTCCCTTTGAAACAGActatattgaaaaagaaaaagaagagtaaaTTTGAGAAGCTTTGGATGATTAGATCTATCGAATTTCTCGATCATGAACTTGGAGTTGAGTCTCCTTGAGAGCtagatgatataatattaaaagttgCTAATACCATGATTTTCTTTCCCaagatgaaaaaagaagaacaagtaatattaaccattaaaaaataaataaaataaaataacataaaataaaacaaacctaTCAGCTCTTCCTTCCCAAGGTGACCCCATCAATGATCAAACATCTGGGTTCGACCATCACCACATGCAGGAAGGGCAGATCATATGATGAAGCagatgtaaaatattaaaaatttataaaaactacACGATTCCATGTAATATGTTTAAAGACTTAAATGGAAAACAGGAAAATGAATGATCAGTGTGTGCAGTGACGACTGCAAAAGTTAATGCATTATTTGCAAGAAAGAGTGGAGACTTGGGCAACAGGGACAGACCAGGTAGGGAGGTCTCTGAGAGACAGTGATCAACCTTTGCTTCTTCCATGATCATTTAAAGTTGGCCAAAGTACCTTCAGAAGAAAAGATGCataaaaggagaagaaagagaagaCGAAATGAAAGGAAGCAAAGGTTCTGGAAACTCATCGATGTAAAAAGCCCAAAGCATATGCATCCACATTGAATGGAAGTCGAAGCTGGATCTATGTTGAAAAgcataagaaaaaggaaaaggccAGACACTCATTCAATACCATCAATAATGCTTCTAACAAACATCCCCATAccctttatttctctctttccctctctccctcttccagAACTGAAACGAAAAGTTGGGTTAGTAAATGCTACGCACATACTCGAGTACACGTAGAACGGAATGTGTAACGGAAAATGCAGGTTGGCACACGTTTGTGGCAGAGAGAGAGCTGGCTTCCAACTGTCTGAGATCACACAAACTTACAAATGAAAGTTCAACTTCAAAGATAAACGAAACAGACATTAGCTCCAATGCAAGTCCTCATTCCTCAAGATGAACAAAACCTTACAGTCTCATGTACAGATGCatggaaataaaagaaacttgAATTGAAACCAAATGTATCTTACTATAACATCCGTAGCTCATACCACTAGCGCCATTACAGCGTGTAGCAGATCATGTAGATAAACCAAAGATTTTTCATTCACtcatgaaatgaaaaagaaattagctAGCCATCAATAATAGTCTACTCTGATCGAAGTTGACGACATCCATTCAAACACCAGCACCGCCATAATCGATAATCACCCCACAAAAGTAACCACGAAAAGAGAGGAAACATGACAAGGAGAACCGAAACCCTAAGAACCAACTAAAATCCCGAGAAAGTAGCAGAATTTCTCAGCAAAGCCAGCAACACAATTTCCCACTTCCGTTTCCTTCAAATCATCCCGTACCACCATTCTTTCTTTCAGTGCacagctagagagagagagagagagagaaagagattaaTAATAGACAGAAGAACAAAACGAGGCCCTTCTTTGTAAAAATCCTTCAATGCTAGGCTTAGCTacaaaagagatttttttttcctttggttttttttttcggttctTGCTAGGGCTTCTTACCAAGTGTGTGCTTGTTATTGTGCATCCACACCTTGAGAACGTGACGCTTGACCCCGGTCTCGTTACAGAACTGCTGCACCACGGCCTCGTCGTGCTTCTGAATCCTCCACCCCAGACTCTCCGCCAGCCCCAGCATCTTGTCCTTTTGCTCCTGTGTGAACTTGGTCCTAAACCTCTTCTTCGACAACGACCCACCTAATCCCCCACTTGGATTTGACACGTCCTCCTCCTGTTCTTCCCTGCTATGACCCCCTGAAGTCGACGGCAGCGCCAGCGGCCTGTGCTGCTGCGGAGCTACGTGGAGGTACCCCGACGGGGTCCGATAGAATGGAGAGAATTGAGGGTGGTGTGGTAGCTGCAGGTACGGGTCAGCAGAACCGATAGCGGCACCGGGGTGTCCATCGGTCTCCTTGCGGTGGAAGTTGCGGTGGCAGTTGCAGGCGGCGCATTTGAGGGCATCGAGCGTTCCTTCCACTCCGGCGGGCATAAATTCGCCGCAGCCGTCGAGCGCGTGCCCTCCTATGCCAACGGCATGATTCTTCAGGCACTCCCGGTACCTCGGCCTCCCCTTCTGCTGCTGTGCAACGGCTAATTCGGGTCCGCCTACTCCTCCACCGCCCGAACTCTGCATTTTTACGCGACCCGAGTTTCCCAGCGAGTCGTAGCTCGCGCCGGCCAGCTCCATCTCTTCCTCGTGCTCCTCTTGATCCTCGAACTCCATCCCACTAAAATAATTGATGTGTTGTTTATATAACAGgtaaaaacaagaagaaagcaGAATCACCACCACCGCCACCAAAGACgagaactttcttttttttctttccggGTTTTGACTATATTCTTAAACCCCCAGAGGAAAGGCGAAGCTGTAGAGAGAAGATAAGAGGAGGCGAGAGAATGTGGCCATGAATTTCCCACTCTGCAGAAAGAGCTGTCTCCCTTCAAAGTCGCTCATATACTTTTCCGGTTTCTGAAACCCAGCTAATTGGGGTCTCTTTCCCACCCCACCTCCCTTTTCCACCCGCTATTCCCGGTAAACCGGTGAGTTTCACCTTCTTGGTGATGGAAGTAAATCTGtcattctatcttttaattttcaactaaggtaaaaaaaagtgaagaatCAGATAATTGGGTGTGGGGAGGTGGCAGGGACGGTAAAATTGTGGTTTGTGGTACAGTCTGCAGCATAAGGGACTGGACTCGACTGGAGGGCAAAAGAGAATCCGAAATATATATAtcgtctcttccttctttttctttctgtaaCCCCACGCGCTGCTCAGCGCCCATGGACCAGGATCAGGACCAGGACCAGACagtaaaactaaacaaaaacccACACCTCTCTGCTTTTTAGCTGAATCGTTTTTATGTATATGGTAGCTGAAACCATCTCTGGGTCATATGTGTGCTCCCGCGCATTTCTATACTGGACGGAACGAACTGATCAAGGTGGGACCGGCGGAGAATGTGGGAAAGAGGTTGCGCGTGGGGTTGCGCGTGGAGATATTTGTTGTGTGTTTTGAGGATGGTGGGGGTCAGGGTACGGTGGGGGACATGGACATGGAGGTGGACGATGGGACACGGACACGGAATTACTtacgaaaaaataaattgtcGGCATTTAAGGCTGCGACTGCATACGTGCGCTCGTCTCAGACATGGCTGACGCGCTCTTGGCGTCAACATGCATTTAATATTGCTCTGTCTTTCTTTATAAAGAGCGTAAGTAACGCGCTTGGAAAACATCGTCGTACTTGGcttcttttttcctctgttCTGTACGCGGGAGATCGAAATTAATGTATTCAACAttataattctataatttttaatttacacgttatatttttattgtgatttttttatttatttataattagaatatgcTTTAATGTCCATAGGCTTTCTTCAAATTCTTCAAAGTACTCGAAAACCAtcttataaatgtttttttaatagatcTTTACAAGACGACTAACTTATAAGATTAGTCCAAGTGACAAAGTATCTTAGGCCCTGTCTgtaagttgaattgaattgagatcaatttaatttaatttaattttaagttaagtctaacatctaaacacctaactctcaaatcattaaattcatttcagTTCAAAACATCTTTTTACATGTGAGACCTACAATTAgaggtgataaacggtccgatCGAGatttagaccggtccggtctgatccacattttagaggatcgaaaacattcggtccggtccacggtccatgATTTtttcggaccagaccggacaggagcagaccgaatgaaaaatcaaaaaaatatattttttatatataataattgtacaattaacaatataaatttttaaatatattattaatacttgttaatattctataaattaacaatattttatatatatcttcatctaacctatcactattaataatataaaattttaaatatgctattaacacttgttaatattctatgaattaataaatatataatatcaattagttaattatatagtacttatataaattaataatataattttcatttaatttattatcattgaccatataaaatatttttttattgagtttgttacataatccaaattaataagtcacttaatttaatttagtattttaaataatttttttattaattatttaaaaaaatataaaaaataggcCGAACCGACTGGACCAGACTGAACCGATaactatcggtccggtccagaaaaatgatggaccgaaaatattcggtccatcgccggaccggaccattTGTAGCC is a window from the Juglans regia cultivar Chandler chromosome 7, Walnut 2.0, whole genome shotgun sequence genome containing:
- the LOC108991267 gene encoding zinc-finger homeodomain protein 1-like isoform X2, which gives rise to MEFEDQEEHEEEMELAGASYDSLGNSGRVKMQSSGGGGVGGPELAVAQQQKGRPRYRECLKNHAVGIGGHALDGCGEFMPAGVEGTLDALKCAACNCHRNFHRKETDGHPGAAIGSADPYLQLPHHPQFSPFYRTPSGYLHVAPQQHRPLALPSTSGGHSREEQEEDVSNPSGGLGGSLSKKRFRTKFTQEQKDKMLGLAESLGWRIQKHDEAVVQQFCNETGVKRHVLKLCTERKNGGTG
- the LOC108991240 gene encoding uncharacterized protein LOC108991240 produces the protein MAEYNKADILGFINLSVLSLGEESDLTSHSNAWHDEPLIDVKGNSHSRTINVLKGLRAAMSEEELKIRSELEMEIERDLEEEIKDGIYRHALRLHRLYQQQNERIAKEGPGFETFQAGQQRKNNQTLLEVNISIRMEGGTKIEIKETKKEAHDHHQEKGRPRTSRSENMQPFLRPVSNGKKLDWVRSLRFNNAGPVAIDRSSKHGSLHQPKTPSKNRCCYDLMNLDLKNGRRICATSALGPPKVRGSVDNKILELGWKN
- the LOC108991267 gene encoding zinc-finger homeodomain protein 1-like isoform X1 — its product is MEFEDQEEHEEEMELAGASYDSLGNSGRVKMQSSGGGGVGGPELAVAQQQKGRPRYRECLKNHAVGIGGHALDGCGEFMPAGVEGTLDALKCAACNCHRNFHRKETDGHPGAAIGSADPYLQLPHHPQFSPFYRTPSGYLHVAPQQHRPLALPSTSGGHSREEQEEDVSNPSGGLGGSLSKKRFRTKFTQEQKDKMLGLAESLGWRIQKHDEAVVQQFCNETGVKRHVLKVWMHNNKHTLAVH